A genomic stretch from Lepisosteus oculatus isolate fLepOcu1 chromosome 7, fLepOcu1.hap2, whole genome shotgun sequence includes:
- the fgf23 gene encoding fibroblast growth factor 23 codes for MWSAASRPNMHSCFLALCLAVLQGLKIVHSFPNPSPLLSSNWGNPKRYVHLQTSSETRSFYLEIDEDGQVGKTATQNAFSVLLLKAETRDRLAIFGVKSKRFLCMDAEGKTFTSTICNKEDCLFHHKLLENNQDVYYSCKNNLVLNLEGVKHIFVPGQNLPAYSLFLSEKNTIPLEHLLHRDKRNGHVGPLEYISHSDHVDPSDPLALFKPRNIYYGETSDSRAINTNPEHGFNGEAHVVSRESLGPTYNEEVDPNDPLRLLEPRENFSPRYFQNMRT; via the exons ATGTGGAGCGCAGCCTCTCGCCCGAACATGCACTCGTGTTTCCTTGCGCTGTGCCTGGCTGTGTTGCAGGGTTTGAAGATTGTGCATTCATTCCCTAATCCATCCCCGCTCCTCAGCTCCAACTGGGGCAACCCGAAGAGATACGTGCACCTGCAGACGTCTTCAGAAACCAGGAGCTTTTACCTGGAGATCGATGAGGATGGGCAAGTGGGAAAAACAGCCACCCAGAACGCCTTCA gtgTGTTGCTACTCAAGGCGGAAACAAGAGACCGTTTGGCGATCTTCGGAGTGAAAAGTAAACGCTTTCTGTGTATGGATGCAGAAGGAAAGACTTTCACCTCG ACCATCTGCAACAAAGAGGACTGCCTATTTCACCACAAGCTTTTGGAAAATAACCAAGATGTGTACTATTCCTGCAAGAACAATCTGGTGCTCAACCTCGAAGGAGTCAAGCACATTTTTGTCCCTGGACAGAATCTCCCCGCCTATTCCCTGTTTCTGTCTGAAAAGAACACCATCCCACTGGAACACCTGTTGCACAGGGACAAGAGAAATGGCCATGTCGGTCCTTTGGAGTATATCAGCCACTCAGACCACGTCGACCCTTCAGATCCCTTAGCTTTATTCAAGCCCCGCAATATCTATTACGGGGAAACCTCCGACTCGCGGGCCATCAACACCAACCCAGAGCATGGTTTTAACGGAGAAGCTCACGTTGTGTCCCGAGAGAGCCTTGGACCGACGTACAATGAAGAGGTGGACCCAAACGATCCCCTGAGGCTTCTGGAACCCAGAGAAAACTTCAGCCCACGCTACTTCCAGAACATGAGAACATAA